From the Corythoichthys intestinalis isolate RoL2023-P3 chromosome 15, ASM3026506v1, whole genome shotgun sequence genome, one window contains:
- the ptbp1a gene encoding polypyrimidine tract-binding protein 1a isoform X5 encodes MNPANGNDSKKFKGDVRSPGVPSRVVHLRKLPSDINEAEVIGLGLPFGKVTNLLMLKGKNQAFLELNSEECAQTMVSYYLSVTPVIRNHPIYMQYSTHKELKTDNSPNQVRAQAALQAVNALHGGGGITGMAIAADASGLAGGTAQSPVLRVIVENLFYPVTLDVLHQIFSKFGTVLKIITFTKNNQFQALIQYADAMMAQNAKCLDGQNIYNACCTLRISFSKLTNLNVKYNNDKSRDYTRLDLPTADTQPTLDHQTMAAAAFAAPGIISASPYGGAHFPPTFAIQQAGQCSIITPGLAMPGIPSALASLSVGHGGMAAAAAAASRLSLAGLAAAGGHNVLLVSNLNPESVTPHCLFILFGVYGDVMRVKILFNKKENALIQMADGTQAQLAISHLNGQRLHGRAIRVTVSKHTTVQLPREGQEDQGLTKDYSNSPLHRFKKPGSKNYSNIFPPSATLHLSNIPPAVVEEDLKRLFASSGATVKAFKFFQNDRKMALIQMGSVEEAIECLIEFHNHDLGENHHLRVSFSKSTI; translated from the exons ATGAACCCAG CCAATGGCAACGACAGCAAAAAATTCAAGGGTGACGTCCGCAGTCCTGGTGTTCCATCACGTGTGGTTCATCTACGAAAGCTGCCCAGCGACATAAACGAGGCCGAGGTCATTGGGCTCGGTTTGCCCTTTGGGAAAGTTACCAATCTACTCATGCTGAAAGGAAAAAACCAG GCATTCCTTGAGCTGAACAGTGAAGAGTGTGCTCAGACCATGGTGAGCTACTACTTGTCCGTGACTCCTGTCATCAGAAACCACCCCATTTACATGCAGTACTCCACCCACAAAGAGCTGAAAACTGACAACTCCCCTAACCAAGTG CGTGCCCAGGCTGCTCTGCAGGCGGTCAATGCTCTGCACGGTGGTGGTGGGATCACCGGCATGGCTATAGCAGCAGACGCGAGCGGTCTCGCAGGCGGCACCGCCCAAAGTCCTGTTCTCAGAGTCATTGTTGAGAACCTCTTCTATCCAGTCACCCTGGATGTGTTGCACCAG ATATTTTCCAAATTTGGCACAGTGCTGAAGATCATCACATTCACAAAGAACAACCAGTTCCAGGCTCTCATCCAGTATGCTGACGCCATGATGGCCCAAAACGCCAAA TGTTTGGATGGACAAAACATCTACAATGCCTGCTGCACCTTAAGAATCAGCTTCTCCAAGCTGACCAACCTGAACGTCAAATATAACAATGACAAGAGCAGGGACTATACTCGCCTGGATCTCCCCACTGCTGACACTCAGCCCACCCTGGATCACCAGACCATGGCCGCGGCCGCTTTTG CTGCACCGGGAATAATATCTGCCTCTCCATACGGGGGCGCTCATTTCCCACCAACCTTTGCCATCCAGCAAGCAGGTCAGTGCAGCATCATCACTCCAG GTCTTGCAATGCCTGGTATCCCAAGCGCCTTAGCATCTCTGAGCGTCGGGCACGGCGGCATGGCCGCAGCAGCGGCCGCAGCCAGTCGCCTCAGCCTGGCCGGGCTCGCTGCTGCCGGCGGACACAACGTCCTATTGGTCAGCAATCTAAACCCGGAG AGCGTTACGCCACACTGCCTCTTTATTCTTTTCG GTGTGTACGGCGATGTGATGAGGGTCAAGATCCTGTTCAATAAAAAGGAGAATGCATTGATCCAGATGGCAGATGGCACCCAGGCTCAGCTAG CTATTAGCCACCTGAATGGCCAGCGGCTACACGGCAGAGCCATCCGCGTTACTGTGTCCAAGCACACAACAGTGCAGTTACCGCGTGAAGGCCAAGAGGACCAAGGCCTGACCAAGGACTACAGCAACTCACCCTTGCATCGCTTTAAGAAGCCTGGCTCAAAGAACTACTCCAACATCTTTCCACCCTCGGCCACACTCCATCTGTCCAACATacc GCCTGCTGTGGTGGAAGAGGACCTCAAGAGACTTTTTGCCAGCTCAGGAGCCACAGTTAAAGCCTTCAAATTCTTTCA AAATGACCGCAAGATGGCCTTGATCCAGATGGGCTCAGTGGAGGAAGCCATCGAGTGCCTGATTGAGTTCCACAACCATGACTTGGGAGAGAACCACCACCTAAGAGTGTCTTTCTCAAAATCCACCATCTGA
- the ptbp1a gene encoding polypyrimidine tract-binding protein 1a isoform X4 — translation MDGSVHDISVGTKRGSDELFSSCISNGPYIMNPANGNDSKKFKGDVRSPGVPSRVVHLRKLPSDINEAEVIGLGLPFGKVTNLLMLKGKNQAFLELNSEECAQTMVSYYLSVTPVIRNHPIYMQYSTHKELKTDNSPNQVRAQAALQAVNALHGGGGITGMAIAADASGLAGGTAQSPVLRVIVENLFYPVTLDVLHQIFSKFGTVLKIITFTKNNQFQALIQYADAMMAQNAKCLDGQNIYNACCTLRISFSKLTNLNVKYNNDKSRDYTRLDLPTADTQPTLDHQTMAAAAFAAPGIISASPYGGAHFPPTFAIQQAGQCSIITPGLAMPGIPSALASLSVGHGGMAAAAAAASRLSLAGLAAAGGHNVLLVSNLNPESVTPHCLFILFGVYGDVMRVKILFNKKENALIQMADGTQAQLAISHLNGQRLHGRAIRVTVSKHTTVQLPREGQEDQGLTKDYSNSPLHRFKKPGSKNYSNIFPPSATLHLSNIPPAVVEEDLKRLFASSGATVKAFKFFQNDRKMALIQMGSVEEAIECLIEFHNHDLGENHHLRVSFSKSTI, via the exons ACGAAG AGAGGATCTGACGAGCTCTTTTCTTCCTGCATATCCAACGGCCCCTATATCATGAACCCAG CCAATGGCAACGACAGCAAAAAATTCAAGGGTGACGTCCGCAGTCCTGGTGTTCCATCACGTGTGGTTCATCTACGAAAGCTGCCCAGCGACATAAACGAGGCCGAGGTCATTGGGCTCGGTTTGCCCTTTGGGAAAGTTACCAATCTACTCATGCTGAAAGGAAAAAACCAG GCATTCCTTGAGCTGAACAGTGAAGAGTGTGCTCAGACCATGGTGAGCTACTACTTGTCCGTGACTCCTGTCATCAGAAACCACCCCATTTACATGCAGTACTCCACCCACAAAGAGCTGAAAACTGACAACTCCCCTAACCAAGTG CGTGCCCAGGCTGCTCTGCAGGCGGTCAATGCTCTGCACGGTGGTGGTGGGATCACCGGCATGGCTATAGCAGCAGACGCGAGCGGTCTCGCAGGCGGCACCGCCCAAAGTCCTGTTCTCAGAGTCATTGTTGAGAACCTCTTCTATCCAGTCACCCTGGATGTGTTGCACCAG ATATTTTCCAAATTTGGCACAGTGCTGAAGATCATCACATTCACAAAGAACAACCAGTTCCAGGCTCTCATCCAGTATGCTGACGCCATGATGGCCCAAAACGCCAAA TGTTTGGATGGACAAAACATCTACAATGCCTGCTGCACCTTAAGAATCAGCTTCTCCAAGCTGACCAACCTGAACGTCAAATATAACAATGACAAGAGCAGGGACTATACTCGCCTGGATCTCCCCACTGCTGACACTCAGCCCACCCTGGATCACCAGACCATGGCCGCGGCCGCTTTTG CTGCACCGGGAATAATATCTGCCTCTCCATACGGGGGCGCTCATTTCCCACCAACCTTTGCCATCCAGCAAGCAGGTCAGTGCAGCATCATCACTCCAG GTCTTGCAATGCCTGGTATCCCAAGCGCCTTAGCATCTCTGAGCGTCGGGCACGGCGGCATGGCCGCAGCAGCGGCCGCAGCCAGTCGCCTCAGCCTGGCCGGGCTCGCTGCTGCCGGCGGACACAACGTCCTATTGGTCAGCAATCTAAACCCGGAG AGCGTTACGCCACACTGCCTCTTTATTCTTTTCG GTGTGTACGGCGATGTGATGAGGGTCAAGATCCTGTTCAATAAAAAGGAGAATGCATTGATCCAGATGGCAGATGGCACCCAGGCTCAGCTAG CTATTAGCCACCTGAATGGCCAGCGGCTACACGGCAGAGCCATCCGCGTTACTGTGTCCAAGCACACAACAGTGCAGTTACCGCGTGAAGGCCAAGAGGACCAAGGCCTGACCAAGGACTACAGCAACTCACCCTTGCATCGCTTTAAGAAGCCTGGCTCAAAGAACTACTCCAACATCTTTCCACCCTCGGCCACACTCCATCTGTCCAACATacc GCCTGCTGTGGTGGAAGAGGACCTCAAGAGACTTTTTGCCAGCTCAGGAGCCACAGTTAAAGCCTTCAAATTCTTTCA AAATGACCGCAAGATGGCCTTGATCCAGATGGGCTCAGTGGAGGAAGCCATCGAGTGCCTGATTGAGTTCCACAACCATGACTTGGGAGAGAACCACCACCTAAGAGTGTCTTTCTCAAAATCCACCATCTGA
- the ptbp1a gene encoding polypyrimidine tract-binding protein 1a isoform X2: MDGRLDADLYPLGSGYVPEIESVHDISVGTKRGSDELFSSCISNGPYIMNPANGNDSKKFKGDVRSPGVPSRVVHLRKLPSDINEAEVIGLGLPFGKVTNLLMLKGKNQAFLELNSEECAQTMVSYYLSVTPVIRNHPIYMQYSTHKELKTDNSPNQVRAQAALQAVNALHGGGGITGMAIAADASGLAGGTAQSPVLRVIVENLFYPVTLDVLHQIFSKFGTVLKIITFTKNNQFQALIQYADAMMAQNAKCLDGQNIYNACCTLRISFSKLTNLNVKYNNDKSRDYTRLDLPTADTQPTLDHQTMAAAAFAAPGIISASPYGGAHFPPTFAIQQAGQCSIITPGLAMPGIPSALASLSVGHGGMAAAAAAASRLSLAGLAAAGGHNVLLVSNLNPESVTPHCLFILFGVYGDVMRVKILFNKKENALIQMADGTQAQLAISHLNGQRLHGRAIRVTVSKHTTVQLPREGQEDQGLTKDYSNSPLHRFKKPGSKNYSNIFPPSATLHLSNIPPAVVEEDLKRLFASSGATVKAFKFFQNDRKMALIQMGSVEEAIECLIEFHNHDLGENHHLRVSFSKSTI; encoded by the exons ACGAAG AGAGGATCTGACGAGCTCTTTTCTTCCTGCATATCCAACGGCCCCTATATCATGAACCCAG CCAATGGCAACGACAGCAAAAAATTCAAGGGTGACGTCCGCAGTCCTGGTGTTCCATCACGTGTGGTTCATCTACGAAAGCTGCCCAGCGACATAAACGAGGCCGAGGTCATTGGGCTCGGTTTGCCCTTTGGGAAAGTTACCAATCTACTCATGCTGAAAGGAAAAAACCAG GCATTCCTTGAGCTGAACAGTGAAGAGTGTGCTCAGACCATGGTGAGCTACTACTTGTCCGTGACTCCTGTCATCAGAAACCACCCCATTTACATGCAGTACTCCACCCACAAAGAGCTGAAAACTGACAACTCCCCTAACCAAGTG CGTGCCCAGGCTGCTCTGCAGGCGGTCAATGCTCTGCACGGTGGTGGTGGGATCACCGGCATGGCTATAGCAGCAGACGCGAGCGGTCTCGCAGGCGGCACCGCCCAAAGTCCTGTTCTCAGAGTCATTGTTGAGAACCTCTTCTATCCAGTCACCCTGGATGTGTTGCACCAG ATATTTTCCAAATTTGGCACAGTGCTGAAGATCATCACATTCACAAAGAACAACCAGTTCCAGGCTCTCATCCAGTATGCTGACGCCATGATGGCCCAAAACGCCAAA TGTTTGGATGGACAAAACATCTACAATGCCTGCTGCACCTTAAGAATCAGCTTCTCCAAGCTGACCAACCTGAACGTCAAATATAACAATGACAAGAGCAGGGACTATACTCGCCTGGATCTCCCCACTGCTGACACTCAGCCCACCCTGGATCACCAGACCATGGCCGCGGCCGCTTTTG CTGCACCGGGAATAATATCTGCCTCTCCATACGGGGGCGCTCATTTCCCACCAACCTTTGCCATCCAGCAAGCAGGTCAGTGCAGCATCATCACTCCAG GTCTTGCAATGCCTGGTATCCCAAGCGCCTTAGCATCTCTGAGCGTCGGGCACGGCGGCATGGCCGCAGCAGCGGCCGCAGCCAGTCGCCTCAGCCTGGCCGGGCTCGCTGCTGCCGGCGGACACAACGTCCTATTGGTCAGCAATCTAAACCCGGAG AGCGTTACGCCACACTGCCTCTTTATTCTTTTCG GTGTGTACGGCGATGTGATGAGGGTCAAGATCCTGTTCAATAAAAAGGAGAATGCATTGATCCAGATGGCAGATGGCACCCAGGCTCAGCTAG CTATTAGCCACCTGAATGGCCAGCGGCTACACGGCAGAGCCATCCGCGTTACTGTGTCCAAGCACACAACAGTGCAGTTACCGCGTGAAGGCCAAGAGGACCAAGGCCTGACCAAGGACTACAGCAACTCACCCTTGCATCGCTTTAAGAAGCCTGGCTCAAAGAACTACTCCAACATCTTTCCACCCTCGGCCACACTCCATCTGTCCAACATacc GCCTGCTGTGGTGGAAGAGGACCTCAAGAGACTTTTTGCCAGCTCAGGAGCCACAGTTAAAGCCTTCAAATTCTTTCA AAATGACCGCAAGATGGCCTTGATCCAGATGGGCTCAGTGGAGGAAGCCATCGAGTGCCTGATTGAGTTCCACAACCATGACTTGGGAGAGAACCACCACCTAAGAGTGTCTTTCTCAAAATCCACCATCTGA
- the ptbp1a gene encoding polypyrimidine tract-binding protein 1a isoform X3: MDGRLDADLYPLGSGYVPEIESVHDISVGTKRGSDELFSSCISNGPYIMNPANGNDSKKFKGDVRSPGVPSRVVHLRKLPSDINEAEVIGLGLPFGKVTNLLMLKGKNQAFLELNSEECAQTMVSYYLSVTPVIRNHPIYMQYSTHKELKTDNSPNQVRAQAALQAVNALHGGGGITGMAIAADASGLAGGTAQSPVLRVIVENLFYPVTLDVLHQIFSKFGTVLKIITFTKNNQFQALIQYADAMMAQNAKCLDGQNIYNACCTLRISFSKLTNLNVKYNNDKSRDYTRLDLPTADTQPTLDHQTMAAAAFAAPGIISASPYGGAHFPPTFAIQQAGLAMPGIPSALASLSVGHGGMAAAAAAASRLSLAGLAAAGGHNVLLVSNLNPESVTPHCLFILFGVYGDVMRVKILFNKKENALIQMADGTQAQLAISHLNGQRLHGRAIRVTVSKHTTVQLPREGQEDQGLTKDYSNSPLHRFKKPGSKNYSNIFPPSATLHLSNIPPAVVEEDLKRLFASSGATVKAFKFFQNDRKMALIQMGSVEEAIECLIEFHNHDLGENHHLRVSFSKSTI, from the exons ACGAAG AGAGGATCTGACGAGCTCTTTTCTTCCTGCATATCCAACGGCCCCTATATCATGAACCCAG CCAATGGCAACGACAGCAAAAAATTCAAGGGTGACGTCCGCAGTCCTGGTGTTCCATCACGTGTGGTTCATCTACGAAAGCTGCCCAGCGACATAAACGAGGCCGAGGTCATTGGGCTCGGTTTGCCCTTTGGGAAAGTTACCAATCTACTCATGCTGAAAGGAAAAAACCAG GCATTCCTTGAGCTGAACAGTGAAGAGTGTGCTCAGACCATGGTGAGCTACTACTTGTCCGTGACTCCTGTCATCAGAAACCACCCCATTTACATGCAGTACTCCACCCACAAAGAGCTGAAAACTGACAACTCCCCTAACCAAGTG CGTGCCCAGGCTGCTCTGCAGGCGGTCAATGCTCTGCACGGTGGTGGTGGGATCACCGGCATGGCTATAGCAGCAGACGCGAGCGGTCTCGCAGGCGGCACCGCCCAAAGTCCTGTTCTCAGAGTCATTGTTGAGAACCTCTTCTATCCAGTCACCCTGGATGTGTTGCACCAG ATATTTTCCAAATTTGGCACAGTGCTGAAGATCATCACATTCACAAAGAACAACCAGTTCCAGGCTCTCATCCAGTATGCTGACGCCATGATGGCCCAAAACGCCAAA TGTTTGGATGGACAAAACATCTACAATGCCTGCTGCACCTTAAGAATCAGCTTCTCCAAGCTGACCAACCTGAACGTCAAATATAACAATGACAAGAGCAGGGACTATACTCGCCTGGATCTCCCCACTGCTGACACTCAGCCCACCCTGGATCACCAGACCATGGCCGCGGCCGCTTTTG CTGCACCGGGAATAATATCTGCCTCTCCATACGGGGGCGCTCATTTCCCACCAACCTTTGCCATCCAGCAAGCAG GTCTTGCAATGCCTGGTATCCCAAGCGCCTTAGCATCTCTGAGCGTCGGGCACGGCGGCATGGCCGCAGCAGCGGCCGCAGCCAGTCGCCTCAGCCTGGCCGGGCTCGCTGCTGCCGGCGGACACAACGTCCTATTGGTCAGCAATCTAAACCCGGAG AGCGTTACGCCACACTGCCTCTTTATTCTTTTCG GTGTGTACGGCGATGTGATGAGGGTCAAGATCCTGTTCAATAAAAAGGAGAATGCATTGATCCAGATGGCAGATGGCACCCAGGCTCAGCTAG CTATTAGCCACCTGAATGGCCAGCGGCTACACGGCAGAGCCATCCGCGTTACTGTGTCCAAGCACACAACAGTGCAGTTACCGCGTGAAGGCCAAGAGGACCAAGGCCTGACCAAGGACTACAGCAACTCACCCTTGCATCGCTTTAAGAAGCCTGGCTCAAAGAACTACTCCAACATCTTTCCACCCTCGGCCACACTCCATCTGTCCAACATacc GCCTGCTGTGGTGGAAGAGGACCTCAAGAGACTTTTTGCCAGCTCAGGAGCCACAGTTAAAGCCTTCAAATTCTTTCA AAATGACCGCAAGATGGCCTTGATCCAGATGGGCTCAGTGGAGGAAGCCATCGAGTGCCTGATTGAGTTCCACAACCATGACTTGGGAGAGAACCACCACCTAAGAGTGTCTTTCTCAAAATCCACCATCTGA
- the ptbp1a gene encoding polypyrimidine tract-binding protein 1a isoform X6 translates to MDGSVHDISVGTKRGSDELFSSCISNGPYIMNPANGNDSKKFKGDVRSPGVPSRVVHLRKLPSDINEAEVIGLGLPFGKVTNLLMLKGKNQAFLELNSEECAQTMVSYYLSVTPVIRNHPIYMQYSTHKELKTDNSPNQVRAQAALQAVNALHGGGGITGMAIAADASGLAGGTAQSPVLRVIVENLFYPVTLDVLHQIFSKFGTVLKIITFTKNNQFQALIQYADAMMAQNAKCLDGQNIYNACCTLRISFSKLTNLNVKYNNDKSRDYTRLDLPTADTQPTLDHQTMAAAAFAAPGIISASPYGGAHFPPTFAIQQAGLAMPGIPSALASLSVGHGGMAAAAAAASRLSLAGLAAAGGHNVLLVSNLNPESVTPHCLFILFGVYGDVMRVKILFNKKENALIQMADGTQAQLAISHLNGQRLHGRAIRVTVSKHTTVQLPREGQEDQGLTKDYSNSPLHRFKKPGSKNYSNIFPPSATLHLSNIPPAVVEEDLKRLFASSGATVKAFKFFQNDRKMALIQMGSVEEAIECLIEFHNHDLGENHHLRVSFSKSTI, encoded by the exons ACGAAG AGAGGATCTGACGAGCTCTTTTCTTCCTGCATATCCAACGGCCCCTATATCATGAACCCAG CCAATGGCAACGACAGCAAAAAATTCAAGGGTGACGTCCGCAGTCCTGGTGTTCCATCACGTGTGGTTCATCTACGAAAGCTGCCCAGCGACATAAACGAGGCCGAGGTCATTGGGCTCGGTTTGCCCTTTGGGAAAGTTACCAATCTACTCATGCTGAAAGGAAAAAACCAG GCATTCCTTGAGCTGAACAGTGAAGAGTGTGCTCAGACCATGGTGAGCTACTACTTGTCCGTGACTCCTGTCATCAGAAACCACCCCATTTACATGCAGTACTCCACCCACAAAGAGCTGAAAACTGACAACTCCCCTAACCAAGTG CGTGCCCAGGCTGCTCTGCAGGCGGTCAATGCTCTGCACGGTGGTGGTGGGATCACCGGCATGGCTATAGCAGCAGACGCGAGCGGTCTCGCAGGCGGCACCGCCCAAAGTCCTGTTCTCAGAGTCATTGTTGAGAACCTCTTCTATCCAGTCACCCTGGATGTGTTGCACCAG ATATTTTCCAAATTTGGCACAGTGCTGAAGATCATCACATTCACAAAGAACAACCAGTTCCAGGCTCTCATCCAGTATGCTGACGCCATGATGGCCCAAAACGCCAAA TGTTTGGATGGACAAAACATCTACAATGCCTGCTGCACCTTAAGAATCAGCTTCTCCAAGCTGACCAACCTGAACGTCAAATATAACAATGACAAGAGCAGGGACTATACTCGCCTGGATCTCCCCACTGCTGACACTCAGCCCACCCTGGATCACCAGACCATGGCCGCGGCCGCTTTTG CTGCACCGGGAATAATATCTGCCTCTCCATACGGGGGCGCTCATTTCCCACCAACCTTTGCCATCCAGCAAGCAG GTCTTGCAATGCCTGGTATCCCAAGCGCCTTAGCATCTCTGAGCGTCGGGCACGGCGGCATGGCCGCAGCAGCGGCCGCAGCCAGTCGCCTCAGCCTGGCCGGGCTCGCTGCTGCCGGCGGACACAACGTCCTATTGGTCAGCAATCTAAACCCGGAG AGCGTTACGCCACACTGCCTCTTTATTCTTTTCG GTGTGTACGGCGATGTGATGAGGGTCAAGATCCTGTTCAATAAAAAGGAGAATGCATTGATCCAGATGGCAGATGGCACCCAGGCTCAGCTAG CTATTAGCCACCTGAATGGCCAGCGGCTACACGGCAGAGCCATCCGCGTTACTGTGTCCAAGCACACAACAGTGCAGTTACCGCGTGAAGGCCAAGAGGACCAAGGCCTGACCAAGGACTACAGCAACTCACCCTTGCATCGCTTTAAGAAGCCTGGCTCAAAGAACTACTCCAACATCTTTCCACCCTCGGCCACACTCCATCTGTCCAACATacc GCCTGCTGTGGTGGAAGAGGACCTCAAGAGACTTTTTGCCAGCTCAGGAGCCACAGTTAAAGCCTTCAAATTCTTTCA AAATGACCGCAAGATGGCCTTGATCCAGATGGGCTCAGTGGAGGAAGCCATCGAGTGCCTGATTGAGTTCCACAACCATGACTTGGGAGAGAACCACCACCTAAGAGTGTCTTTCTCAAAATCCACCATCTGA